One Hordeum vulgare subsp. vulgare chromosome 4H, MorexV3_pseudomolecules_assembly, whole genome shotgun sequence DNA window includes the following coding sequences:
- the LOC123448675 gene encoding nuclear/nucleolar GTPase 2 isoform X2 has product MGKKKERSSNVSGKPRHSLDVNRPNDKKGAGGAGGAGGSRSAATVRRLQMYKLRPKRDRGGKIVKHDLQSKELPDTRIEPDRRWFGNTRVINQKELEYLRQELQARLTNNYSVLLKSKQLPLSLLQDHQKQARAHLLDTEPFEHAFGPKGKRKRPKLSSLDYESLIKKADDSQDAFEEKHASSKLPKNEEEDGLRDLVRHNMFEKGQSKRIWGELYKVLDSSDVVVQVLDARDPMGTRCYHLEKHLKENAKHKHLVFLLNKCDLIPAWATKGWLRTLSRDYPTLAFHASINKSFGKGSLLSVLRQFARLRSDKQAISVGFVGYPNVGKSSVINTLRSKTVCKVAPIPGETKVWQYITMTKRIFLIDCPGVVYQNNDTETDVVLKGVVRVTNLDDASEHIGEVLRRVKKEHLQRAYKIQDWADDNDFLVKLSKMSGKLLKGGEPDLTTAAKMVLHDWQRGKIPFFVPPPQQNEEGPKITESVERSGEEVVSSDRTAAAIKAIAGIISSQQTMNIPCQKEFGRNGEDSELPEQSDLLVED; this is encoded by the exons atggggaagaagaaggagcggtCATCAAATGTGTCGGGGAAGCCCCGTCACTCTCTCGACGTCAACCGCCCCAATGACAAGAAGGGtgcgggcggcgccggcggcgccggcgggaGCCGGTCCGCGGCCACCGTGCGGCGGCTCCAGATGTACAAACTAAGGCCCAAGAGGGACCGCGGTGGGAAGATCGTCAAGCACGATCTCCAGTCCAAGGAGCTCCCCGACACCCGCATCGAGCCTGACCGCCGGTGGTTCG GAAATACACGTGTTATCAATCAGAAAGAACTTGAATATTTGAGGCAAGAACTCCAGGCACGGCTCACAAATAACTACAGTGTGTTACTGAAATCTAAACAGCTTCCACTGTCGCTTCTGCAGGATCATCAGAAG CAAGCTCGTGCGCATCTTCTAGACACTGAGCCTTTTGAGCATGCCTTTGGACCAAAGGGCAAGCGTAAACGACCAAAACTATCCAGTCTCGATTATGAATCTCTAATAAAAAAAGCTGATGATTCTCAAG ATGCGTTTGAGGAAAAACATGCTTCGTCAAAGTTGCCAAAGAATGAAGAGGAAGATGGCTTAAGGGATCTTGTCCGGCATAATATGTTTGAGAAGGGACAAAGCAAAAGAATTTGGGGTGAACTTTATAAAGTTCTTGACTCTTCAGATGTTGTTGTGCAG GTGTTAGATGCCAGGGATCCAATGGGCACTAGATGCTACCATCTTGAGAAACATCTGAAGGAGAATGCCAAGCACAAACACCTGGTATTCTTACTAAATAAG TGTGATCTAATACCTGCTTGGGCAACGAAAGGGTGGTTGCGTACTCTATCGAGGGACTATCCGACCCTAGCATTCCATGCAAGCATCAACAAGTCATTTGGAAAA GGATCTCTTCTTTCAGTTTTACGGCAGTTTGCCCGTTTGAGGAGTGACAAGCAAGCCATATCTGTTGGATTTGTTGGATATCCCAATGTTGGGAAGTCATCAGTTATCAACACATTACGCTCCAAGACT GTTTGCAAGGTAGCTCCGATTCCAGGAGAGACTAAGGTGTGGCAATACATCACCATGACTAAAAGAATCTTCTTAATTGATTGCCCTGGGGTTGTGTACCAAAACAATGATACAGAGACTGATGTAGTTCTTAAGGGTGTG GTACGGGTGACAAATTTGGATGATGCTTCTGAGCACATTGGGGAGGTTCTAAGGCGCGTAAAAAAGGAGCATCTACAAAGAGCTTACAAAATACAAGACTG GGCTGATGATAATGACTTTCTTGTCAAGCTGAGCAAGATGAGTGGAAAGCTGCTCAAG GGTGGGGAACCTGACCTGACAACGGCAGCCAAGATGGTACTTCATGACTGGCAGAGGGGCAAGATCCCCTTTTTTGTGCCTCCGCCGCAGCAGAACGAAGAAGGTCCTAAGATTACTGAATCCGTTGAGAGATCTGGTGAGGAAGTGGTCAGCAGTGACCGGACTGCTGCGGCCATTAAAGCCATTGCAGGAATTATTTCTTCACAGCAAACTATGAATATCCCCTGCCAGAAGGAATTTGGCAGGAATGGTGAAGATAGTGAACTCCCGGAGCAATCAGACCTTCTGGTTGAAGACTGA
- the LOC123448675 gene encoding nuclear/nucleolar GTPase 2 isoform X1, with the protein MGKKKERSSNVSGKPRHSLDVNRPNDKKGAGGAGGAGGSRSAATVRRLQMYKLRPKRDRGGKIVKHDLQSKELPDTRIEPDRRWFGNTRVINQKELEYLRQELQARLTNNYSVLLKSKQLPLSLLQDHQKQARAHLLDTEPFEHAFGPKGKRKRPKLSSLDYESLIKKADDSQDAFEEKHASSKLPKNEEEDGLRDLVRHNMFEKGQSKRIWGELYKVLDSSDVVVQVLDARDPMGTRCYHLEKHLKENAKHKHLVFLLNKCDLIPAWATKGWLRTLSRDYPTLAFHASINKSFGKGSLLSVLRQFARLRSDKQAISVGFVGYPNVGKSSVINTLRSKTVCKVAPIPGETKVWQYITMTKRIFLIDCPGVVYQNNDTETDVVLKGVVRVTNLDDASEHIGEVLRRVKKEHLQRAYKIQDWADDNDFLVKLSKMSGKLLKVHHKLVGGEPDLTTAAKMVLHDWQRGKIPFFVPPPQQNEEGPKITESVERSGEEVVSSDRTAAAIKAIAGIISSQQTMNIPCQKEFGRNGEDSELPEQSDLLVED; encoded by the exons atggggaagaagaaggagcggtCATCAAATGTGTCGGGGAAGCCCCGTCACTCTCTCGACGTCAACCGCCCCAATGACAAGAAGGGtgcgggcggcgccggcggcgccggcgggaGCCGGTCCGCGGCCACCGTGCGGCGGCTCCAGATGTACAAACTAAGGCCCAAGAGGGACCGCGGTGGGAAGATCGTCAAGCACGATCTCCAGTCCAAGGAGCTCCCCGACACCCGCATCGAGCCTGACCGCCGGTGGTTCG GAAATACACGTGTTATCAATCAGAAAGAACTTGAATATTTGAGGCAAGAACTCCAGGCACGGCTCACAAATAACTACAGTGTGTTACTGAAATCTAAACAGCTTCCACTGTCGCTTCTGCAGGATCATCAGAAG CAAGCTCGTGCGCATCTTCTAGACACTGAGCCTTTTGAGCATGCCTTTGGACCAAAGGGCAAGCGTAAACGACCAAAACTATCCAGTCTCGATTATGAATCTCTAATAAAAAAAGCTGATGATTCTCAAG ATGCGTTTGAGGAAAAACATGCTTCGTCAAAGTTGCCAAAGAATGAAGAGGAAGATGGCTTAAGGGATCTTGTCCGGCATAATATGTTTGAGAAGGGACAAAGCAAAAGAATTTGGGGTGAACTTTATAAAGTTCTTGACTCTTCAGATGTTGTTGTGCAG GTGTTAGATGCCAGGGATCCAATGGGCACTAGATGCTACCATCTTGAGAAACATCTGAAGGAGAATGCCAAGCACAAACACCTGGTATTCTTACTAAATAAG TGTGATCTAATACCTGCTTGGGCAACGAAAGGGTGGTTGCGTACTCTATCGAGGGACTATCCGACCCTAGCATTCCATGCAAGCATCAACAAGTCATTTGGAAAA GGATCTCTTCTTTCAGTTTTACGGCAGTTTGCCCGTTTGAGGAGTGACAAGCAAGCCATATCTGTTGGATTTGTTGGATATCCCAATGTTGGGAAGTCATCAGTTATCAACACATTACGCTCCAAGACT GTTTGCAAGGTAGCTCCGATTCCAGGAGAGACTAAGGTGTGGCAATACATCACCATGACTAAAAGAATCTTCTTAATTGATTGCCCTGGGGTTGTGTACCAAAACAATGATACAGAGACTGATGTAGTTCTTAAGGGTGTG GTACGGGTGACAAATTTGGATGATGCTTCTGAGCACATTGGGGAGGTTCTAAGGCGCGTAAAAAAGGAGCATCTACAAAGAGCTTACAAAATACAAGACTG GGCTGATGATAATGACTTTCTTGTCAAGCTGAGCAAGATGAGTGGAAAGCTGCTCAAGGTACATCATAAACTTGTG GGTGGGGAACCTGACCTGACAACGGCAGCCAAGATGGTACTTCATGACTGGCAGAGGGGCAAGATCCCCTTTTTTGTGCCTCCGCCGCAGCAGAACGAAGAAGGTCCTAAGATTACTGAATCCGTTGAGAGATCTGGTGAGGAAGTGGTCAGCAGTGACCGGACTGCTGCGGCCATTAAAGCCATTGCAGGAATTATTTCTTCACAGCAAACTATGAATATCCCCTGCCAGAAGGAATTTGGCAGGAATGGTGAAGATAGTGAACTCCCGGAGCAATCAGACCTTCTGGTTGAAGACTGA